Within Xanthomonas oryzae pv. oryzae, the genomic segment TGGCGCATGGCCGGCAATGCCGAGGCGATGTTTGCTGGCTTCTACAAAGTGCTTAAGCCCGGCGGCGTGCTCGGCGTAGTCGAACATCGCGCCAATTCCGATGTGCCGGCCGACGACAAGAGTGGCTACGTTGGCCAGGCACAGGTGATTGCAATGGCCAAAGCCGCCGGTTTCACGCTGGTCGGCAAGAGCGAGGTCAACGCCAACCCGCGCGACACCAAGGATTACCCGGGTGGTGTATGGACGCTGCCGCCGAGCAACAGCCATGACAAGGCCGACGATGCCAAGTACAAGGCGATCGGTGAAAGCGACCGCATGACCTTGAAGTTCGTCAAGCGCTAAGGCAGTGCTGCATGCCGGCGCGTTGCGCGTGTCGGCATGCAGATCTCTGAAATCATCGGGGCTTGGGCAGCGCGTCGCGCAACAGGATTGGCATGTTGGTGTTGTTGAACAAACCCTACGGCGTGCTGTCGCAATTCAGCGACCGCTCGCAGCCGCCCAAGCGCACGCTGGCCGAGTTCGGCCTGCCGCCCGATGTGTATGCGGCTGGCCGTCTGGATCACGACAGCGAAGGCTTGTTGTTGCTGACCGACGATGGCGCATTGGCGCATCGTGTGACCGACCCACGCCACAAGCAGCCCAAGACCTACTGGGTGCAGGTGGAAGGAGAACCGCAAGCCGGGCAACTGCAGGCCTTGCGCGACGGAGTGGTGCTCAACGATGGCCCGACCCGGACGGCACAGGTGCGCAGCCTCGATCCGGCACCGCCGCTGTGGCCGCGCGAGCCACCGGTGCGCGTACGCAAGACCGTGCCCGATGCCTGGCTGGAACTACGGATCACCGAGGGCCGCAACCGTCAGGTACGGCGCATGACTGCAGCGGTGGGCTTGCCGACCTTGCGCCTGGTGCGCGTAGCCATTGGCGATTGGCGGCTGGACATGCTTGCGCCCGGGCAGTGGCGCGTTGAAGAAACGGCGAGCGCACCGCCGAGCCGGAGTCGGCGCTGAGTTGTTGCTTCTATCGTTTGTATGGCCAACGCGATACTGCGCTATGGCGTTGAGCGGCTAGCAAAAACGATCGCTGCGTTGTACGGCGAGATAGCCGGTGCCCGTGACCGGGAAATGTTCTGTGCCTACACCATGTTGCGTTTGAGCCACTCAGGGCTGACGGTTGCTCGGAACATTCTGATCGGCGCTTCATCGCATGATGCGGACGACACGTAGAGCGATGTAGCAGCCGTTGACACCAATGCACCCAATTGCACGCATGTCAGAAACGACGACGCCACGGCGCAAGACCATGGCGTTGGGGATTGCTTGGAGCGTTGGCTTATTCGATGCCGTCGCTCGCGTCGCTCGGGGTCACCGCACCGCGACGCTGGTAGGCCGCGCGACGTGCGTTGGCATTGCTGGCGTGCTCGCGATCCAGGCGATGCACGTTACCGCCAAGCACCTGCTGATCGCGCTGACGCTTGCGGTACACCGCGTAGCCGATCAGGCCCAGGCCTGCGACCGCCGCGGCAACCGTCACGGCCGGATTGCGCTTGACCAGCTTGCTGGCCGCCTTGCCACCCTTACGCACTGCACCGAGTGCGACGCCGGTCTTGAGCCATTCGCTCGCGCTCGGGCCGAAATGACGCAGGCTGCTGCCGGCGTGGCGTGCCTGATCGCCCGCATTGGACGCGGCATGACGCAACTGGTCGCCTGCAGTGCCGGCCAATTCCAGGGCACGCTCCAGGGCGCGTTCAGTGATCACAGTCAGCTTGCTCATCGGAGGCGTTTCCTTTCTGAGTACGTGATCTGCAGTCTGTGCGCTGATGCGTATAGGCGGCGTTAGCGGGGCTGGGTGCCGTTTGGCTTACGGTTAGGTAGGCCGCGGCGCAGCGGATGTCGAGCACCGGTCTGTTTCACCGCCGCCGCGGGTCGGTGCGTTTCAGGTGCCGCGTGGTTTTGCTCTGTGGGTTGCTGCAGCGGTCCAAGGGTCATCTGGCCACGGATGCCTCGGATACCGTCCCTTCATCTCTTTTTTAACGTCCGGATACGTATTCGCCCAGAAGCTCTTCAGGTCCTGGGTCACCTGCAACGGGTGCCCGCCCGGGGACAGCAGGTGCAAGGTCAACAGGATACGGTCGTCGGCGATGCGTGGGGTCTCTGCCAGGCCGAACAGTTCCTGCAGTTTGACCGCCAGCACTGGCGGCAGCGGTTGGCCGGTGTGGTCGAGGGCGTAGCTGATCTGCCGTTCCATTCCCGATGGCACGCTGATGCGGGTGGGGGCGTGGCGGTCGATGGCCTGGCGGCGCTCCCACGGCAATGCGGCCTTGAGCGCTTCGCCCAGGCTGGCTTCGTCCAGTGCGTCCAGGCGGGTCTTGCCGGCGAAGGCCGGGCGCAGCCAGCTGTCCAGCGTCTCCAGCAGCGCGGTGTCGGAGAGATCGGGTAAGGCGAGTTCCGGCATCCACACGCGCAGCGACTGCACGCGGGAGCGCCATTGCTGCAGTGTGTCCGTCCACGGCAGGGCGTCCAGGCCGAGTTGGCGCACCGCGTCGGTCAGCGCGGCGGCGGCGTGTGCCGGGTCGATGCGGCCAGCCGGGCGGCTGTCGAGCACGATGCGGTCGAAGCTGGATTGGCGGCGGGCGACCAACGCACGCTTGTCTGCATCCCACTGCACCAGGTCCTGCTGCACGAAGCGCTCGGGCAGGCTGCGGCGCAAGTAGGCTTCGTCCACCGGGGCGGCGCGCAGCAGCAAAGCGTCCTTGGCCTCGTAGCGCAGTTCGCTGGCAACCAGCCACGGTTCGCCGCGCAGATCGCTGTGGTCGAACAGGCGCGCGCTGCGGCCATTGGCGAGCAGGTAGCGCAACGGGTCGGCAGGGTGGCGTGCGGCGATGCGGTCCGGGAAGGCGTGCGACAGCAGCTCGCCGAGCGCGTGCGCCTCCACGCTGGAGGGCGGGGCGCTATCGCAGCGCAGCCGGCGGCGCCATTGTTTGGCGGCGCTGTCGATCGCGGCCAGGCCACCGCGGTTGGCATCGGCGGCGCTGCGGCCGTGACGGAACGCCGCTAGCGCCCGCCAACGCGCGGCCAGCCCATCGCCGCCCTGACGCAGCGGGTCGCGCGCTTCCAGCAGCGCGGCCAGGTCGCAGGCCAGCGCCACACGCGGCGCATCGCCGGCCTGCGCCAGCATCGCGGCCAGGCGCGGGTGCGTGCCCAGCGCGAGCATGCGCCGGCCGAGTGCGGTGATGCCGCCGCTTGCGGTGAGCGCGCCCAGCCGCTGCAGCAGCGCGTGCGCGGCCGCCAGTGCGCCACTGGGCGGCGCATCGACAAAGCGCAGTGCGCTGTTGCCCCAGGCCGCCAGTTCCAGTGCCAGGCCGGCCAGTTCCACTTGCGTGATTTCGGCACGGCGCTGTGGTTCCAGCCGTTGCGATTGCGGCCACAGCCGGTAGGCCCAGCCGCTGGCCACACGCCCGGCACGGCCGGCGCGCTGGTCGGCCGAGGCCTGCGCAATGGCGGCGACGTCCAACCGCGAAAAGCCGCTGTTGGGATCGTAGTGCGGCTCGCGCGCC encodes:
- a CDS encoding pseudouridine synthase, which translates into the protein MLVLLNKPYGVLSQFSDRSQPPKRTLAEFGLPPDVYAAGRLDHDSEGLLLLTDDGALAHRVTDPRHKQPKTYWVQVEGEPQAGQLQALRDGVVLNDGPTRTAQVRSLDPAPPLWPREPPVRVRKTVPDAWLELRITEGRNRQVRRMTAAVGLPTLRLVRVAIGDWRLDMLAPGQWRVEETASAPPSRSRR
- the hrpB gene encoding ATP-dependent helicase HrpB, with translation MTDLVFPISPLLPQIRDSLATHPRLVLEAPPGAGKTTQVPLALLEAPWLAGRKIVMLEPRRVAARSAAQFMARQLGEPVGEMVGYRIRFENKTSARTRIEVVTEGILTRLIQDDPMLDSVGVLLFDEFHERHLAGDLGLALALDVQSQVREDLRIVAMSATLDGERLAGFLEAPRLSSAGRSFPVEIAHFPARRDEALEPQTRRAVEHALSTHPGDVLVFLPAHREITRVHSALQDVLDPAVQVLPLHGELSVEAQSQVLQPDPQGRRRVVLATNVAESSVTLPGVRVVIDSGLAREPHYDPNSGFSRLDVAAIAQASADQRAGRAGRVASGWAYRLWPQSQRLEPQRRAEITQVELAGLALELAAWGNSALRFVDAPPSGALAAAHALLQRLGALTASGGITALGRRMLALGTHPRLAAMLAQAGDAPRVALACDLAALLEARDPLRQGGDGLAARWRALAAFRHGRSAADANRGGLAAIDSAAKQWRRRLRCDSAPPSSVEAHALGELLSHAFPDRIAARHPADPLRYLLANGRSARLFDHSDLRGEPWLVASELRYEAKDALLLRAAPVDEAYLRRSLPERFVQQDLVQWDADKRALVARRQSSFDRIVLDSRPAGRIDPAHAAAALTDAVRQLGLDALPWTDTLQQWRSRVQSLRVWMPELALPDLSDTALLETLDSWLRPAFAGKTRLDALDEASLGEALKAALPWERRQAIDRHAPTRISVPSGMERQISYALDHTGQPLPPVLAVKLQELFGLAETPRIADDRILLTLHLLSPGGHPLQVTQDLKSFWANTYPDVKKEMKGRYPRHPWPDDPWTAAATHRAKPRGT